A window from Glaciimonas sp. PCH181 encodes these proteins:
- the pyrF gene encoding orotidine-5'-phosphate decarboxylase gives MTFIDKLSAAWTANNSLLCVGLDPDVNKIPSHLQHQPDAIFAFCKAIIDATADTACAFKPQIAYFSALRAEDQLEAICDYIRSAHPTIPIVLDAKRGDIGATAEQYAREAYERYGADAVTLSPYMGWDSVAPYMEWKDRGAIVLCRTSNPGGSDLQFMTVDGKPLYQHVARLVADKWNTNGQCALVVGATFPDELAQVRSIVGGMPLLVPGIGAQGGDIQATVNAGKTANGSGMMINSSRAILYAKADEAAGEDFAAAARRVAIETRDAINRFRV, from the coding sequence GTGACTTTCATCGATAAATTATCCGCAGCCTGGACCGCCAATAATTCGCTACTTTGCGTCGGCCTGGATCCGGATGTTAATAAAATACCATCGCATTTGCAACATCAGCCGGATGCGATTTTTGCTTTCTGTAAAGCAATTATTGACGCAACCGCCGATACCGCTTGTGCATTCAAGCCGCAAATCGCCTATTTCTCTGCATTGCGTGCTGAAGATCAACTGGAAGCAATTTGCGACTATATCCGTAGCGCGCATCCGACTATTCCTATCGTGCTGGACGCCAAGCGCGGCGATATCGGTGCAACCGCCGAGCAATACGCCCGCGAAGCCTACGAACGCTATGGCGCAGACGCCGTCACGCTCAGCCCCTATATGGGATGGGATTCAGTCGCACCGTATATGGAATGGAAAGACCGTGGCGCGATAGTCCTGTGCCGCACCTCCAATCCGGGTGGTTCAGACCTGCAATTCATGACAGTCGACGGCAAACCGTTATATCAGCACGTTGCCCGCCTGGTGGCGGATAAATGGAATACCAATGGTCAATGCGCCTTGGTTGTCGGTGCAACGTTCCCGGACGAACTAGCGCAAGTGCGCAGTATTGTTGGCGGCATGCCTTTGTTAGTGCCTGGCATCGGCGCGCAGGGTGGCGATATTCAGGCGACCGTAAATGCAGGCAAAACAGCCAACGGCAGCGGTATGATGATCAATTCATCACGGGCAATTTTGTACGCAAAAGCGGATGAGGCTGCTGGCGAGGATTTTGCTGCTGCGGCGCGGCGTGTAGCAATCGAAACCCGAGACGCGATTAATCGCTTTCGTGTCTGA
- a CDS encoding LemA family protein: MHKTVKWLAIVAIAALLSACGYNDFQTKDEAVKAAWGEVVNQYQGRADLVPKIAQIVKAYATHEEATFEAVTKARSAATSFQITPEVLNDPAALEKFQQVQGQLSSALSRLMAVSENYPQLKADGLYRDAQSQLEGIENRIKVARNRYIVAVQEYNVLARSFPTNLTAKAMGYSVRPSFTVDNEKAISTSPDVDFGGKK, from the coding sequence ATGCATAAAACTGTTAAGTGGCTGGCGATAGTCGCCATCGCGGCATTACTCAGCGCGTGTGGTTATAACGATTTCCAGACTAAAGATGAGGCCGTGAAAGCTGCCTGGGGCGAGGTGGTGAATCAATATCAGGGCCGGGCCGATCTGGTACCGAAAATTGCGCAAATCGTGAAAGCCTATGCAACCCATGAAGAAGCTACTTTTGAAGCCGTCACCAAGGCGCGCTCGGCAGCGACAAGTTTTCAGATAACGCCGGAGGTGCTCAACGATCCGGCTGCGCTGGAAAAATTTCAGCAAGTTCAGGGGCAATTATCTTCCGCGTTGTCGCGCTTGATGGCGGTTTCTGAAAACTATCCGCAGTTGAAGGCTGACGGGCTTTATCGCGATGCGCAGTCGCAATTAGAAGGCATCGAAAATCGCATCAAAGTCGCACGTAATCGTTATATCGTCGCGGTGCAAGAGTACAACGTCTTGGCGCGCAGTTTTCCAACGAATCTGACGGCGAAAGCGATGGGTTATTCGGTACGACCATCGTTCACGGTCGATAACGAAAAAGCGATTTCGACTTCGCCCGATGTTGATTTTGGCGGTAAAAAATAA
- a CDS encoding sigma-54-dependent Fis family transcriptional regulator: protein MPYVSLTNPQTNHFERVRKVIEGRNMNPGADTARLALSYRRALEDYHLDPGAVIGPRILTSQELRDIRQGEEALLLASGECLPRLHDMIREAGYCVLLSNADGVTIDYCVDHDHRNEFKRAGLHLGSCWSEGEEGTCGIAVTLLDKTPITVHKTDHFRATFTGLTCSAAPIFAPEGELIGVLDASAVLSPDSRDSQRLVNRLVQQSAIWIEDAYFLKTNMHCWILLAHHNRHFVEAQPEILIAVNGDGNVVAANRCAKARVPELAGLGGPLSRALPRHVSELFDIRAEQLFAMRPGQNLLSLRLAGNTYLYARVRTPLQRNVAKKHNLNPKNTNVASVLLDEDDIVERTRIVAALTQTHWTPELAATLLGISRATLYRRLASLNIRPPHRQ, encoded by the coding sequence ATGCCATACGTTTCATTGACCAATCCGCAGACCAACCATTTTGAGCGGGTGCGTAAAGTAATCGAAGGCCGCAATATGAATCCGGGAGCGGATACGGCGCGGCTCGCTTTATCCTACCGACGCGCGTTAGAGGATTACCATCTCGATCCTGGCGCCGTCATCGGCCCCCGCATTCTGACCAGTCAGGAATTGCGTGATATCCGGCAAGGTGAGGAGGCGTTGCTTTTAGCGTCCGGTGAATGTCTGCCGCGTTTGCATGACATGATTCGTGAGGCTGGCTATTGCGTGCTGTTGAGCAATGCAGATGGTGTCACGATCGATTATTGTGTAGACCACGACCATCGGAATGAATTCAAACGCGCAGGCTTACATCTCGGCTCTTGCTGGTCAGAGGGCGAGGAGGGAACCTGTGGTATTGCGGTGACTCTTCTGGACAAGACACCCATCACGGTACATAAAACTGACCATTTTCGCGCTACTTTCACCGGGCTGACTTGCAGCGCTGCGCCCATCTTTGCGCCCGAGGGCGAATTGATTGGCGTGTTGGATGCATCGGCGGTGCTGTCACCCGATAGTCGCGACAGCCAGCGGCTGGTCAACCGATTGGTGCAGCAAAGCGCGATATGGATTGAAGATGCATACTTCCTGAAAACCAACATGCATTGCTGGATTCTGCTGGCGCACCACAATCGGCATTTTGTAGAAGCACAGCCTGAAATTCTCATCGCAGTGAATGGTGACGGCAACGTAGTAGCTGCCAATCGTTGCGCCAAAGCGCGCGTGCCGGAACTCGCTGGACTGGGAGGCCCACTGTCACGCGCATTGCCTCGTCATGTAAGTGAATTGTTCGACATCCGTGCGGAGCAGTTATTCGCTATGCGCCCTGGACAGAACCTGCTGTCACTGCGGCTTGCTGGCAATACGTATCTGTATGCACGTGTTCGTACGCCACTGCAACGCAACGTCGCCAAAAAACACAATTTAAATCCCAAAAATACAAACGTTGCCAGCGTGCTGCTCGACGAAGACGATATTGTCGAGCGGACCCGTATCGTCGCCGCACTGACGCAGACCCATTGGACGCCGGAATTGGCCGCAACACTGCTCGGCATCTCACGCGCGACTTTATACAGACGACTGGCATCACTTAATATCCGGCCGCCCCATCGGCAATAA
- the thiL gene encoding thiamine-phosphate kinase, with the protein MLSEFDLISQYFTRAPRADGPIALGVGDDCALLMPTAGMQLAVSSDMLVAGRHFFADVDPYTLGHKSLAVNLSDLAAMGARPLGFTLALALPEARAEWLAPFAAGLLALADAHACELIGGDTTKGPLNICITIFGETLPGQALRRDAAQVDDDIWVSGTLGDARLALAGYRNEFSADLHMTGDDHARAATRMHQPTPRVALGMALRGIAHAAIDISDGLVGDLGHILQRSGVGATLAVDSLPPGPVLLTQAQAFQRQFTLAGGDDYELCFTAAAHQRDAVLAAARSAGTEVTRIGCIEALSGLRFIDANGALLDLQLTSFDHFRTT; encoded by the coding sequence ATGCTCTCCGAATTCGATCTTATTTCTCAATATTTCACCCGTGCGCCTCGCGCCGATGGTCCCATTGCGCTTGGCGTCGGTGACGACTGCGCATTGCTGATGCCGACCGCGGGTATGCAACTGGCTGTGTCGTCAGACATGCTGGTCGCCGGGCGGCATTTTTTTGCTGATGTCGATCCCTACACGCTGGGCCATAAATCGCTGGCGGTAAATCTGTCCGATCTTGCAGCGATGGGCGCGCGACCGCTGGGTTTTACGTTGGCGCTGGCGTTGCCAGAAGCCCGTGCCGAATGGTTAGCGCCGTTTGCTGCCGGTTTGCTGGCGCTGGCGGATGCGCATGCATGTGAGTTGATCGGCGGCGATACGACTAAAGGGCCATTGAATATCTGTATCACGATCTTTGGCGAAACTTTGCCGGGACAGGCGTTGCGCAGAGATGCTGCGCAGGTTGATGATGATATCTGGGTCTCGGGCACGCTGGGTGATGCACGGCTGGCGCTGGCGGGTTACCGCAATGAGTTTTCGGCCGATCTTCACATGACTGGCGACGATCACGCCCGCGCAGCGACGCGGATGCATCAGCCAACACCACGCGTCGCGCTGGGTATGGCGTTGCGCGGCATTGCCCATGCGGCGATCGATATTTCCGATGGCTTGGTGGGCGATCTCGGCCACATTTTGCAACGCTCTGGCGTCGGCGCTACTCTGGCGGTAGATAGCCTGCCGCCCGGCCCGGTTCTTCTGACCCAGGCGCAAGCATTTCAACGCCAATTTACGTTGGCGGGCGGCGATGATTATGAGTTATGTTTTACGGCTGCCGCGCACCAACGGGATGCCGTTCTGGCGGCGGCGCGTAGCGCTGGCACCGAAGTAACCCGGATCGGCTGCATTGAAGCGCTCTCTGGCTTACGTTTTATCGATGCTAATGGCGCATTACTTGATTTACAACTGACTTCCTTTGACCACTTCCGTACAACATGA
- a CDS encoding phosphatidylglycerophosphatase A, whose translation MLSHPAHFIAQGFGSGLSPIMPGTFGTLFAWLTFVVLSTRWPQYFTPLNWLVIIAAGFVVGIWTCQRTGRNLGVADHGSMVWDEIIAFWLVLVVVTPAPLWTQFWAFIVFRFFDMVKPPPIGYFDRHFKGGFGVMWDDILAAFYTLLAFAFWRIFWA comes from the coding sequence ATGCTTTCTCATCCGGCCCATTTCATTGCACAGGGTTTTGGTAGCGGTTTGTCGCCGATTATGCCGGGGACTTTTGGGACCTTGTTTGCATGGCTGACGTTTGTGGTGCTCTCTACACGCTGGCCGCAGTACTTCACGCCGTTGAACTGGCTGGTGATTATTGCAGCAGGTTTTGTAGTCGGGATCTGGACTTGTCAACGCACCGGCCGCAATCTTGGTGTGGCCGATCATGGCAGCATGGTATGGGATGAGATTATTGCGTTTTGGCTGGTGTTGGTGGTGGTTACGCCTGCGCCGTTATGGACGCAATTCTGGGCGTTCATTGTGTTTCGCTTCTTTGACATGGTGAAACCGCCGCCGATTGGCTATTTTGATCGACATTTCAAGGGTGGATTCGGCGTCATGTGGGATGACATTCTGGCCGCATTTTATACGCTGCTGGCATTCGCTTTCTGGCGTATTTTTTGGGCCTGA
- a CDS encoding ImmA/IrrE family metallo-endopeptidase → MMENFNGAELRLARIFNGFALEEVAERVDKTRQYMHRLETGQAMPTVQLLAQLAAVLQVEPPFLTNVHTLMIEEDQFHFRKLFTTRAMIKQVAMARGELTGRLVTYLDKELRLPEIRIPDISDISSADDIERAAEQCRREWELGLGPITHMNRLAENVGAVITSFASVSKEIDALSVAVRRPIIVRNEAKESICRQRFDIGHELGHFVLHTGVVTGDRITEGQANRFSGALLIPRAMMAKLFPKLRGSRLDWQGISEFKLTWKVSKAAILYRARQLDLINDDQYRSGAITLRRTGEANGEREDHLIPVEGPEMLSRSLTLLADKKGIYAEDIACAMQVTPSFIRSVVGFDIPMRPQLQSSKTTPRPDLRLVG, encoded by the coding sequence ATGATGGAAAACTTCAACGGAGCAGAGCTTCGACTCGCCCGTATTTTCAATGGCTTTGCGTTAGAAGAAGTCGCCGAGCGAGTTGATAAAACACGTCAGTACATGCATCGCCTGGAAACTGGACAGGCGATGCCCACAGTACAACTTCTTGCACAGCTTGCGGCAGTACTTCAGGTCGAACCCCCCTTTTTAACTAATGTGCACACGTTAATGATCGAGGAAGACCAATTTCATTTTAGAAAGTTGTTCACGACTAGGGCTATGATTAAGCAGGTCGCGATGGCCAGAGGAGAACTTACGGGACGTCTCGTGACGTATCTCGATAAAGAGTTGAGACTGCCCGAGATTCGGATTCCCGATATTTCTGATATCTCAAGTGCCGATGATATTGAGCGTGCGGCAGAACAGTGTCGCCGCGAATGGGAGTTGGGACTGGGGCCCATCACCCACATGAATCGACTTGCGGAAAACGTGGGGGCGGTTATAACGAGCTTTGCTTCGGTTTCCAAAGAAATTGACGCGTTGTCTGTGGCTGTACGCCGCCCGATTATTGTTCGTAACGAAGCCAAAGAAAGCATTTGTCGCCAGCGATTTGATATTGGGCACGAGCTTGGACATTTCGTGTTGCATACGGGTGTTGTGACGGGTGATCGAATTACTGAGGGACAGGCAAATCGATTTTCGGGAGCCTTGCTTATTCCACGTGCAATGATGGCGAAACTGTTTCCGAAGCTTCGTGGTTCCCGCTTAGACTGGCAGGGGATTAGTGAATTTAAATTAACGTGGAAGGTTAGCAAGGCTGCGATTTTGTACCGAGCGCGCCAGCTAGACTTGATTAACGATGATCAATACCGAAGTGGTGCGATTACTTTGCGTCGCACCGGTGAAGCTAACGGTGAGCGCGAGGACCATTTAATTCCAGTTGAAGGTCCGGAAATGTTGTCACGTTCCTTAACTTTATTGGCGGATAAAAAGGGAATTTACGCTGAAGATATTGCTTGCGCGATGCAAGTGACGCCGTCATTTATTCGCTCGGTCGTCGGATTCGATATTCCAATGCGGCCGCAATTACAATCATCCAAAACTACCCCGCGCCCAGACTTGCGATTGGTTGGCTAA
- the trmB gene encoding tRNA (guanosine(46)-N7)-methyltransferase TrmB, with the protein MSENFPRKPLFYDPTERRIRSFVTRAGRLSTAQARAIEELGPRFCVPYDKAILDLDKTFERSAPTIFEIGFGMGETSAKISAGMPEKNFIGVEVHTPGVGSLLKLIGEQALTNQRVIQHDAVEVLTHMIAPNSLAGAHVFFPDPWHKARHNKRRLIQGPLVSLLASRLVPGGYLHCATDWEEYAEQMLEVLSAEPTLKNTAETYAPRPDYRPVTKFENRGIKLGHGVWDVVFIKN; encoded by the coding sequence ATGTCAGAAAACTTTCCACGCAAACCCCTTTTTTATGATCCAACGGAACGTCGTATACGTAGTTTTGTGACGCGTGCCGGGCGGCTGTCGACTGCGCAGGCGCGGGCGATTGAGGAGTTGGGGCCGCGCTTTTGTGTGCCTTATGACAAGGCGATACTGGATCTGGATAAGACGTTTGAGCGCTCTGCGCCAACGATTTTTGAGATTGGTTTTGGGATGGGGGAAACCAGCGCGAAGATTTCGGCTGGCATGCCGGAGAAGAATTTTATCGGCGTCGAAGTGCACACGCCGGGTGTAGGTAGCTTGTTAAAGCTGATTGGTGAGCAAGCGCTGACTAATCAACGCGTCATTCAGCATGACGCGGTTGAGGTATTGACGCATATGATTGCGCCGAACTCGCTGGCTGGGGCGCATGTATTTTTCCCTGACCCATGGCACAAGGCGCGCCATAATAAACGGCGCCTGATTCAAGGTCCGCTGGTGAGTTTGCTTGCGTCGCGACTGGTTCCGGGCGGCTATTTGCATTGTGCTACTGACTGGGAAGAATATGCGGAGCAAATGCTGGAAGTCTTGAGCGCTGAACCTACGCTGAAAAACACGGCGGAGACTTATGCGCCGCGTCCTGATTATCGTCCTGTGACTAAATTCGAGAATCGCGGCATAAAACTTGGTCATGGCGTGTGGGATGTGGTGTTCATCAAAAACTAA
- a CDS encoding CinA family protein, with protein sequence MDTSVEVNQILDLAEQVGRALQTKGWLLATAESCTGGGVSQAITDIAGSSEWFDCGFVTYSNASKTELLDISEALLAQHGAVSEEIAAAMAESALANSGAHVALSTTGIAGPGGAVPGKPVGTVCFGWTLGHQTHTERLVFHGDRHAIREQTVAHSLQGLLRFLK encoded by the coding sequence ATGGACACCAGCGTGGAAGTGAATCAAATATTGGACCTCGCCGAACAAGTAGGTCGGGCGTTGCAAACCAAAGGCTGGCTGCTGGCAACCGCCGAATCGTGCACGGGCGGCGGTGTTTCTCAAGCGATTACCGATATCGCCGGATCGTCCGAATGGTTCGATTGTGGTTTCGTGACCTATTCCAACGCCTCGAAGACTGAACTATTGGATATTTCAGAGGCATTACTAGCGCAGCATGGCGCTGTCAGCGAAGAAATCGCAGCGGCGATGGCCGAAAGCGCACTTGCCAATAGCGGTGCGCATGTTGCGTTGTCCACCACTGGCATTGCCGGTCCGGGCGGCGCTGTTCCGGGCAAGCCGGTCGGTACGGTCTGTTTTGGCTGGACGCTCGGTCACCAAACCCATACTGAACGCCTGGTGTTTCACGGAGATCGTCACGCAATTCGTGAACAAACGGTCGCGCATTCATTGCAAGGCTTGTTGCGCTTCTTAAAGTAA
- a CDS encoding LPD7 domain-containing protein — protein MENEASPIWQEVVQAKKSRYLFLNPTDLKSNRKYREAIFARTYIPILLEIFADDCTGVDEIETEIGTCFQINLNGGGKIYDYGSQIKIASGTEEENKLAVEKGWPGLHLTGSEEFKSQVFLEAVLSGAFYPEQITGYRLSKADLEVVRDCKPALKIANDTNIIKSYVVEKTDESGADGAEQVHLP, from the coding sequence TTGGAAAATGAAGCCAGCCCAATCTGGCAGGAAGTTGTCCAAGCAAAAAAATCCAGGTATTTATTTTTGAATCCGACCGATTTAAAGAGCAACAGAAAATACCGTGAAGCGATTTTTGCCAGAACCTACATTCCGATTCTGTTGGAAATATTTGCAGACGATTGCACTGGAGTGGACGAGATTGAGACCGAAATCGGCACATGCTTTCAAATCAACCTGAATGGCGGCGGAAAAATTTATGACTACGGTAGCCAAATAAAAATAGCGAGTGGTACAGAAGAAGAAAACAAGCTGGCGGTAGAAAAAGGATGGCCGGGACTTCACTTGACTGGTAGCGAAGAATTTAAATCACAAGTATTTCTGGAAGCAGTTTTGTCAGGTGCATTCTACCCCGAACAAATCACAGGTTATAGACTGAGCAAAGCCGATCTTGAAGTCGTACGCGATTGCAAACCAGCGTTGAAGATTGCCAACGACACCAATATCATTAAGAGTTATGTCGTTGAAAAAACGGACGAAAGCGGTGCTGATGGTGCTGAGCAGGTTCATCTTCCGTGA
- a CDS encoding TIGR02391 family protein has product MKSQRLLSSDLAGIQYLGLSGITLSCIKAITLLINGGELITHAFLISYDSNHAFLLADEYDTMIAIKDGFSSGYSGEGPRGLASALMLLYRHNVEIEEYTVDGPFMERLGYSCLLQSDIDSIRNRNPVRPSRWYDYVHDQGRDLETPGKHLSRHYPFAIPFGIIDERIIDLAVNFHKNADIAIISAYRRLEDTLRKRTGLTGESTKLFSKVFLSDDSPLRWDVPDEAELKGRANLFIATFMAFRNARAHREIECGSDTELREFLLVNELYRLEAEAMTEAELKEKRMAETALDKSMLLLKQDST; this is encoded by the coding sequence ATGAAATCTCAGCGTCTTTTGAGCAGCGACCTTGCGGGCATCCAATATTTGGGCCTAAGCGGCATCACCTTATCCTGCATTAAGGCCATCACTCTGCTGATAAATGGCGGTGAATTGATCACTCACGCATTCTTGATTAGTTACGACTCAAATCACGCTTTTCTACTCGCTGACGAATATGACACCATGATTGCCATCAAGGATGGGTTTAGCTCAGGTTATTCTGGCGAAGGTCCACGCGGTTTAGCCTCTGCACTAATGCTGCTATATCGGCATAACGTAGAAATTGAAGAGTACACGGTTGATGGCCCATTTATGGAAAGGCTAGGATACTCCTGCCTACTACAAAGCGACATCGACTCTATTAGAAATCGAAATCCTGTTCGCCCTAGTAGATGGTATGACTATGTGCACGATCAAGGCCGAGATTTGGAGACTCCCGGAAAACATCTATCGCGTCATTATCCATTCGCGATCCCCTTTGGCATAATTGATGAACGCATCATTGACCTGGCTGTAAATTTTCATAAAAACGCGGACATAGCAATAATTTCGGCATATCGACGTTTGGAAGACACACTTCGCAAGCGAACTGGATTGACTGGCGAAAGCACAAAATTGTTTTCCAAAGTTTTTTTATCAGACGACTCTCCTCTTCGATGGGATGTGCCTGACGAGGCCGAATTGAAAGGACGAGCCAATCTGTTCATTGCAACTTTTATGGCATTTCGCAATGCCAGAGCTCATCGCGAAATTGAATGTGGATCTGATACGGAGCTAAGGGAATTTCTGCTAGTCAATGAACTGTATCGTTTAGAAGCGGAAGCCATGACTGAAGCCGAACTCAAGGAAAAAAGGATGGCTGAGACAGCGTTAGATAAAAGTATGCTCCTGTTAAAACAAGACTCGACATGA